One stretch of Prionailurus viverrinus isolate Anna chromosome C1, UM_Priviv_1.0, whole genome shotgun sequence DNA includes these proteins:
- the PAQR7 gene encoding membrane progestin receptor alpha produces MATMVAQKLSHLLPSLRQAHQEPRPARRPEPVFTVDRAEVPPLFWKPYIYVGYRPLHQTWHFYFRTLFQQHNEAVNVWTHLLAAVVLLLRLAVFVGTVGIWGDPHALPLFILLLASFTYLSFSALAHLLQAKSEFWHYSFFFLDYVGVAVYQFGSALAHFYYAIEPAWHARVQAVFLPMAAFLAWLSCTGSCYNKYIQKPGLLGRTCQEVPSALAYALDISPVVHRILVSPDPTSDDPALLYHKCQVVFFLLAAAFFSTFMPERWFPGSCHVFGQGHQLFHVFLVLCTLAQLEAVALDYEARRPIYEPLHTRWPHNFSGLFLLTVGSSVLTAFLLSQLVRHRLNRKAQ; encoded by the coding sequence ATGGCCACGATGGTGGCCCAGAAGCTCAGCCATCTCCTGCCCAGTTTGCGGCAGGCCCACCAGGAGCCTCGGCCGGCCAGGCGGCCAGAGCCCGTGTTCACAGTGGACCGTGCCGAAGTGCCACCGCTCTTCTGGAAGCCGTACATCTACGTGGGCTACCGGCCGCTGCATCAGACCTGGCACTTCTACTTCCGCACGCTGTTCCAGCAGCACAACGAGGCGGTGAACGTGTGGACCCACCTGCTGGCAGCCGTCGTGCTGCTGCTGCGGCTGGCCGTCTTCGTGGGGACTGTGGGCATCTGGGGAGACCCGCACGCGCTGcccctcttcatcctcctcctcgCGTCCTTCACCTACCTCTCCTTCAGCGCCTTGGCTCACCTCCTGCAGGCCAAGTCCGAGTTCTGGCATTACAGTTTCTTCTTCCTGGACTACGTGGGCGTGGCCGTGTACCAGTTCGGCAGCGCCCTGGCACACTTCTACTACGCCATCGAGCCTGCCTGGCACGCCCGGGTGCAGGCCGTCTTCCTGCCCATGGCCGCCTTTCTCGCCTGGCTTTCTTGCACTGGCTCCTGCTACAACAAGTACATCCAGAAGCCTGGCCTGCTGGGCCGCACTTGCCAGGAGGTGCCCTCGGCGCTGGCCTACGCGCTGGACATCAGCCCCGTGGTGCATCGCATCCTGGTGTCCCCTGACCCTACCTCAGACGACCCGGCTCTTCTCTACCACAAGTGCCAGGTGGTCTTCTTCCTGCTGGCCGCCGCTTTCTTCTCCACCTTCATGCCTGAGCGCTGGTTTCCTGGCAGCTGCCACGTCTTCGGGCAGGGCCACCAGCTCTTCCATGTCTTCCTGGTGCTGTGCACGCTGGCCCAGCTGGAGGCCGTGGCACTGGACTATGAGGCCCGGCGGCCCATCTATGAGCCTCTGCATACCCGCTGGCCCCACAACTTCTCTGGCCTCTTTCTGCTCACCGTGGGCAGCAGTGTCCTGACCGCGTTCCTCCTGAGCCAGCTGGTACGGCACAGACTCAACCGGAAGGCCCAGTga